From the Hymenobacter yonginensis genome, one window contains:
- a CDS encoding aspartate aminotransferase family protein, translated as MLTTRQLFLRHQAQTSDFPLLLEIERAEGVYMYGPDGRRYLDLISGIGVSNVGHRHPRVIEAIKNQLDKYLHLMVYGELVQAPPALLAEALHATLPANLDAVYFTNSGTEAIEGALKLAKRHTGRTGFISCHNAYHGSTHGALSITGSEGFKNSYRPLLPDVQHFRYNHLEDLALITEHTAAVIVETVQGEAGVRVAEPGYLPALRQRCTEVGALLILDEIQCGFGRTGTLWAFEQFGITPDILVCAKGMGGGMPIGAFISSQEIMAGFKTNPILGHCTTFGGHPVSCAASLATLQAIQEEGMLAGVAEKAARFRRQLVHPAIRAVRGCGLLMAVEFDSFEVLKPIIDHALEHEGILTDWFLFCDNSLRLAPPLIITNEQIDEACAALLRAVSAIV; from the coding sequence ATGCTTACCACTCGCCAGCTTTTTCTGCGCCACCAGGCCCAAACCTCCGATTTTCCGCTGCTGCTGGAAATTGAGCGGGCCGAAGGCGTATACATGTACGGTCCCGACGGCCGCCGCTACCTCGACCTGATTTCCGGCATCGGCGTGAGCAACGTCGGCCACCGCCACCCCCGCGTCATCGAGGCCATCAAAAACCAGCTCGACAAGTACCTGCACCTGATGGTGTACGGCGAGTTGGTGCAGGCCCCGCCGGCCCTGCTGGCCGAGGCCCTGCACGCCACCCTGCCCGCCAACCTCGACGCGGTGTACTTCACCAATTCCGGCACCGAGGCCATCGAAGGCGCCCTGAAGCTGGCCAAGCGCCACACCGGCCGCACCGGCTTCATCAGCTGCCACAATGCCTACCATGGCTCCACGCACGGCGCGCTCAGCATCACCGGCTCCGAGGGCTTCAAGAACTCCTACCGCCCGCTGCTGCCCGACGTGCAGCACTTCCGCTACAACCACTTAGAGGATCTGGCCCTGATAACCGAGCACACGGCCGCTGTCATCGTGGAAACGGTGCAGGGCGAGGCCGGCGTGCGCGTGGCCGAGCCCGGCTACCTGCCCGCTTTGCGCCAGCGCTGCACCGAGGTAGGCGCTCTGCTCATTCTCGACGAAATTCAGTGCGGCTTCGGGCGCACCGGCACGCTCTGGGCCTTCGAGCAGTTCGGCATCACGCCCGATATTCTGGTGTGTGCCAAAGGCATGGGCGGCGGTATGCCCATCGGGGCGTTCATCTCGTCGCAGGAAATCATGGCGGGCTTCAAAACCAACCCCATCCTGGGCCATTGCACCACGTTTGGCGGGCACCCGGTGTCGTGCGCGGCCTCGCTGGCTACGTTGCAGGCCATTCAGGAGGAAGGCATGCTGGCCGGCGTGGCCGAAAAGGCCGCCCGTTTCCGGCGGCAGCTGGTGCACCCGGCCATCCGGGCGGTGCGCGGCTGCGGCCTGCTGATGGCGGTGGAGTTCGACTCGTTCGAGGTCCTCAAGCCCATCATCGACCACGCCCTGGAGCACGAAGGCATCCTCACCGACTGGTTCCTGTTCTGCGACAATTCCCTGCGCCTGGCCCCGCCCCTCATCATCACCAACGAGCAAATCGACGAGGCCTGCGCCGCCCTACTCCGGGCTGTTTCGGCCATTGTATAG
- a CDS encoding tellurite resistance TerB family protein translates to MFGFFENEQTRKVKSHIQNLAALAKADGHIDEREMSFIVAVGKKNGIRADEIRTLVANSANSRMIVPDNDSERFDQIFDMVDMMLADGIVDDNEMDFCTIMAEKLGFRKDVVGLLIKQISQGVKDGMDRDSIKTDTQALLN, encoded by the coding sequence ATGTTTGGTTTTTTTGAAAACGAGCAAACCCGCAAAGTCAAGAGCCATATTCAGAACCTGGCGGCGCTGGCCAAGGCCGATGGCCACATCGACGAGCGGGAGATGAGCTTTATCGTGGCCGTGGGCAAGAAAAACGGTATCCGAGCCGACGAAATCCGGACGCTGGTAGCCAACAGCGCCAACAGCCGCATGATCGTGCCCGACAACGACTCTGAGCGCTTCGACCAGATTTTTGACATGGTGGACATGATGCTGGCCGATGGCATCGTGGATGATAACGAAATGGACTTCTGCACCATCATGGCCGAGAAGCTGGGCTTCCGCAAAGACGTGGTCGGCCTGCTCATCAAGCAGATTTCGCAAGGCGTGAAAGACGGCATGGACCGGGACAGCATCAAAACTGACACGCAGGCTTTACTTAATTAG